From the genome of Triticum aestivum cultivar Chinese Spring chromosome 1A, IWGSC CS RefSeq v2.1, whole genome shotgun sequence:
agaggaaatGTGGATAAGATGGAGACTGAAGAACggaaatgacatgtgggccagtgtTGTAAATGAGAGTACAAATTAGACCCGGTCGGGATCTAGTGCGCCAAACAGGTTCAAGGTTGAAATAGACCAGGATCAATGAGTAGAGGGTACCAACTTCAAGGATTGAAAGGTTAGGGTTTAATTTAGACGAGTTGTATGaattcaaggtttaaaatagacttcaCTCCTGGCATAGGCATGCCTAGGGAGGTGTGCCCGCAAtctcaaaaagaagaagaaaaaagggagGTGTGCCCAAACTCCTTTGGAGgcctttgcaaaaaaaaaaaaaaaaaaaaactcctttGGAGGCGAAGAGGAACGATGCACTCATACCAGGTGCTCTCGTGGTCGTATATTCTCAGAAGGTGCTCCCGTGGTCATATACTGTACGTATTCAGGTATTTTCAGAGTCTCAGCAGCATCcagcaagtttttttttttttgacatcAGCAGCATCCAGCAAGTTTAGTGCACAATTCGGTTACATGTAGCACATATCATGGTATTCTCTGCACGTATACATCCCTGACCATATAAGGTACACAAGTAGTCTCATATCTGCACCCCCCAGTAGTAAGATTTCATGGCCGCCAATCGCCTAGTTGTTTCGTCTGCCTGTATTATTCGTGTTTCGTGTAAATAACAGCAATATCGTGCGCGTTCGCCTGCAGAGGTGATCAGTAGGTGGCTATGCTCCATCTGCTCCCCCGCTTCGTCACCGCGCCGTGTCCTGAAATGCGAGGGCAGACCAATGATGCCGCAGACAAAAGAAACTGAATGCCAACTGAATTGCAGGTGTGCAAAAGCGCGGGGTGAACATGTAGACACGTTAGCTAGACAATGCTACGAATTGTTCAAAAGAACTGGTCCAATGATATTATTGCTGTACAGCCCAAATTCTGACCTTGGTCTTGGCACTCTGACAACCACAGGTCGATGTGATCGACGATCTGCTTCCTTACTTTGTTCACTGCTTCTGGAGATGAGCATTTGGATGAATCACCTGGCGAACAAAAAATGCAGACAGTTCACACTTGTATTCAGTTGCAAACAAAAAGAACCTACATAGTTGATGTAATTCAATTGCAAATAAAAAAATGTTGAAAGATCGGATCTACCTCCAATATTTGAGGGTGCTTGAGGGCATCCGGAGATATCAGTGCAATGCCCACAGTTGCTGCACTCAATTAAGTATGATGGCACTGCAGATATTGAAAAACTTCTATAGTAAGCATGCTAATGTCATTAACAAAAATCTCTTCAACCTTGTTCATAGTGAAAGTATAGTTTGTGCTCTTAAAAGTTAGAACGATGGAAACGCTCACAAAATGGTACGAAGTACTACAGATCCTTACGTTCTTCCGATGATTTCTGCTTGGAAGCATGGCGCCATGGGTCTTGAGAGCCATTTGCAAAAACAATTTTAGAACCTGCAGGGAGGCAATATATATATTAGGAAATACAGGGATCTCTGACTAGCAGTATAACGTTTAACTCTACCACTGGAATCTTTACTTCAAATCTGAAGTAATAATTAGCTCAAATCATTACGCATAATTGGATATCCACAATATACGTTCATACACCATGCTATTTCTATCACATATAAAGCTTCATATGGCAGCAAAAAAGGGCTGTCAACACTGCAGATACGAGGCCGCTGAACTTTttgtattctactccctccgtccgaaaaagcttgtccatCGAATGGGTGTATcgagcaccaagttagtgctagatacatccattcgagCGGCAaacttgggacaagctttttcggacggagggagtatgtacctATGTTAACTAATCCTTACCTGACATACTTACCTGCATAACCCATCTTAAGCACACCAGACAATaggattttgttaatgatggtgcATTGATGGTGAAAACAAAAAAGGTAGCAGCAAATTTGTAATGTGTATTCACCAAGATTCAAGGTAAAGGGAAGCAAAATGGCGGAGGCATATTTCACAGTTAAATAGAGAGATAGAAAGGAAGTTAAAATCGTAACAGGCAGCAGGACTGAAGCTAAATTACTCAAAGGGCCCACCTGCAATTCTTGTGCCTCCATAGTATAAGTTTGTCATGGACACATCAGGATAAACTCCTTCCCCAAAAACATTTTTGCACAAGTCTAAATGATACCTACGGACAAAAGAATCACAAGGACACACAAGTGAATCCAGAGTCTAGAAATGTAATCACATTACAGAAAAAGAGAAGATCATGGAAGGCAAAGGAAATGGTGCTTGGTAAGAAACATGAAATGTAAGGAAAGGTATATTTAGTAACCTTGTATCAATCTTTGCAGAACGGACGCTATCATTTTTTGGCGCCACTTGGAAATATGCAACCTCACTGCAAACTTGATACCACCACAATCGATATGCTACATAAAATCAAATTTCAACAGTTAAATGCATGGTCAGTTATATAATATCTGGACAGTATTAACACTGTCTAATATATATGCACAACATCCATTAAGAGCTCTCCAAGAATGATATCTCATAATACTGAATGTCAGAGTAAGGATTTACAAGATTCAGCAGGGGTTGTGTTCTTCAAATAGTTCTGATCATATGATGCAACTGGTGCCCTAAATGTCCCAACATAATAGTCGTTCACGTAATGAGCAAATGCTTCCTGCACGGAAGAAAGTGTTAGCAAATACCAGATTTGCTGGAAAGTTATGGTAGCATGAGTTAAATAAGAGTCAAGGTCTACAGTGAAGTATTCATGTTATGCGCTTTTGGAAAAATAAAGATCTTGGCGAATTGGTCCCTATATTCTTGATAGCAGTTATCCGCAGGGTATATTCCTCAATTACTAACAGGAATATGCATTGTTCTTTTCAAAAgaccatgcaacttaccaccaaaTCCGTACCATTCTTCTTTGCTTCAACTAGTGGGGAGCACAAAACATCAGGGTTGCCATATTGGAACTGCAAATGGTATAGGTTTTCAACACAACAATCATTTCTGATAAAACAATACAGTTGCAAAAATCGGCATTAAGCATACCGCAATAGCTGCAGCGTCTGCTAGTAGGTAAAGGAAGTCACCATCATTTTCTAACTGCAAGTGTCCAAACAAATTGATGGATAAGTATAGAATCGTACATACACTGCTAGGTAATGTCACGAAATTTCATGCCATCCAAAAGGGAACGCTATAGAACCTGTCAGCAACCATTGGTAGCGCACAAATAGTTTAAACTATTATGTTTACAAGCTCCATAGACATGacaattcaattcaaaattttgttcaaagaaaatataGAAGAAATATGAGTAGCAATAGGTCAGATAGGTCAAGAGATATAAAAAAACAGTCAAAGGCTTGCATGCTCAATAAGAGTCCTACAAAATGTTTACTGGATTGGTAATACTTGTAGCACCTTTGTGGAAAAGACCAGACTCTCTAGATTATGACATTATCACCAAAGAAGTTGCATAGTAAGGGAAACATCAATGATTTTTATAGAGGGCTAGAGAGCTTGTCCTTAATATCACCGTATCGGTTGTTTTTAGGCCCTTTCTTTTTTTTTCCGATCTTTGTGCTATGACtttgctccgtttgcgagctgtaagacCTTTATGATGATACTTCCTGCATTTTTAATAAAAGggccgcatgcatcatcatgatgcagaggccgggggtatacctccatttccaaaaaaaaaaagaatcaTGATTGTTAGAACCATTGTCAATTTTTGTCCTTTCAAGTTTTTGCATAACAAAACAATGGCAAAGGCCACTTGGTGACGGCAAACTCCTAAATGAGCTGAAATCTTTGTATATCACATGGGATTGATAAGTTGTCAAAGAAAAGTAAATACACTTCATGTCGCACAAAAGGACTACCATTTTTGCTCCAAACAGTTCTTTAACCGAGTTGTGGCCAGACTGAAGTTGTCCATCAACAAGTCTTGTTACTTCTTGAAGTGCTCCTTTGCATTCTGGACCAGCTGACTCCCCAATCTCCAGAGGCATAAATTATACAGAAATGTAAAACTTCAGGTACAGGCCAAAGTGCCGTAACTTTAATAACATAACAGGACCTGTGCCAGAACCAACCTGTTTGTCGAAGTCAGTAAAGTTGTAAACAGCAAGAACAACCCCTGAACTTGCAAGACTTCCACATGTTAAGTGAGGAAATTTCAATCTGAACCAAGCACTGAGAGCTCCAGAGTACGACCCTCCAAACACAAACCAAGAATTGTCTGCTCCTGAGCGATTATACTTGGCATTTAATGTTTCCTTCAAATGACAGAAAGAATAACTCAGTTACGAAAAACATTTGTTTGGACATGGGCGATGCAAACTATTACAAGGAATAGGAACATGTGTATTCCACGGGGCGCTAGGTCAATATATAGTACATGCACAGGTGTTGTATAAGGACGCCAAAACAAATATAGCAAATGCACACCTGATAATACTGGCGGAAAACAGCCAGGTCTGATAAAGCCTGCTTTGATGACAAGAACCTTAGATTTTCTGTCGTCAAATCCTCAAAAGGGGAACTCTTCCCATAGTATCGATGCTCGGGAGAAACCAAAGCAGCGCCAAACTTCTTGGCCATCACCTACGTACACAATCCAACCCACAAGTATGTTATCAATAACAGATGGAGTTACTGCATGAAATGTGAACAGTACAAATCATGCCTAGAGCATGCAGCAATGCAATAATAAACTCACAGCTAAGTAGTTGTTAGAAATCCCACTGCATGAAGCTTCTCCACATATATTTAAGAAGACCGGGCCATTTGGAGCTCGGTGGTAATCGAGAAATTCGTAGTACCGCTGCTTGAATTGCCGATGATCCTGCACAGTAAAAAAGATAAATATTTCGGGGCTAGTGCACACAAAAAACTATAACTGAACAATCCTCACCATGCAACATAGTAGTATTTGGGACTACATGAGTCAGATGTGAAACAGGGAATTACAAataaccatgtgctttgttgtaCAGTAATTCATGTGTCACTAAAGCCGCTGTTGACAGTGTAGTGCAGTGAGCCCACAGGATCACAAATTTCACATAGATCTGAGTCGACAGAAAAACCTACACGATCCACCGAGCTTACAGGGGTGACACTGGCAAGCAAACAAGAGGCATCTGTCCTCAACACTGATCTGTTTTTATTATTCGATGCATTTTGAGACATTCATTGTTCATTACTCAGGTTCATGGTCGCATAACTGATGTGAGCCTTCAATCAAGAGTAAACGGCATTACCAGTAATGGACGTGGCTCACGCAGAATTCGTACAAAATTCTAGCGTTTTTTCGGCATTATCGACTGCACAAATTTATCTAGTTCTTCTAGTGTCCACAGCCGACTCTTGGAAATTCACCCAAACAGATAAAAGGACACATGGCTGAACAGAAATCCCCACAGCGCGGGGCAACTGGCTGAAGGGACAGAGAAGCGGAGGGGGTACTTAACGGTGGGGGAGAAGTGGTCGAGGGTTTGGCTCATCCAGTGCTCCTCCTGCGTCAGGAACCTGCCTGGGGCGGAGCCCAGGAGCCCGGCCTCCGGCGGCGGCCGCCAGAGGCTGACAGCCTCGGCGCCGCGCGCGAGGAGTAGGGGTAGCAGCAGGAGCGGAACGACGACGAGGCGGGCGGTGGCGCCGGCGGTAATTCCGGCTCCCATCGCCGGTTAGCTGAAGCGGAGCGCGCGTGGAACTGGATGCAGGCGAGGCAAATCTGGCACCTGAGTCTTCTCGATTCTTAGTAGCAGCCGTACGTTTTCGTTTTCCTTTTATAAAGACGGAAGTGAGTAACGGCTTATTCTGCGCGTTGTTGTTTTTCTTGGAAAGAATAATAATGAACCGCAATATTTGGGAGACGACAGTTTTGGTGTAGATGGATAGCAGCTTATTCTGTGTGTTGTCGTTTTTCTTAGAAGAATAATAATGGACCGCTATATCTAAAGAATGTTAACTCCAGGGAATTTTCCGCCGAATCTTTTGTTCCTCCATGAACGAGCAAATTTTTTCGGAAATgttaacacccacacgtgtgggcgtttgcacatcgccaacacgccttcatcaccactcattttgtcaCGTATGAATAGATAAAATCAGCAGAATTTTTTTtagttttcggcttaaaaatgttgtatcttttaaataaaaaagcgaactaaaaatctgttttcaccattaaatccgtctcgacgagatcttcaaaactagacctcatgttgatatgtttcgatgaattttttttttgccagaagttgccacgatgtttacactgcagttgccatagggcttaaactaaagttgtcatgtggcaattttaatttgtagatcatggcaattttaatattttgatgatggcaactccagtactttgaccataaaaattattttttgtatgaaccatggcaattttacgtgcatgtatcatggcaattttagtttatggttcatggcaagtctagtttcttaattccccgttttataaatgtcaaaatttacgtttaaatgtagaagaaaataactgaaacatatcatggcaacttcaaggtaaacatcatggcaattcatatgcaatagacatgtcAACTTTTAATCAAAAAGaaatttcatcaaaacatatcaacatgggatctagtttcgaagatctcatcacgagggatttaatggtgaaaacggatttttaatcggatttttcgtttaagagataaaacattttaaaaactgaaaatccaaaaagattcctacatgcatgcatgcgatgatgtggcaatctgtttacattagagatgtgtggtgcgtctcccttcctaccacacgtgtggcagttagcgcgacccaATTTTTTTAGGCTAACCACACACTTTATTTGTTGATCAATACTATTTTGAGGAACACATATTAGATCAGAGGGCTGCAGGAGCCAGAGATGACCACCTATCGCAAGATTAAGTGTGTGTCTAGCGAGGCTATGTGCCttaattttctttattttttgccGGGGCTATGTGCTTCGGTATTCGAGGCCCTTTCTTCAAGCACGAAAGAGCAAGAGTGAAACTCCAAAGACATGATCTGAATTTCTCATATAATATGGTCATGTCTCCCACTATTGTCTTTCTTATGTTTGCAACGATTTCTTGCAATCCGAACTGATAACAAGTTGAGTTTGCATCAAATCACTCGCGAGGGCTAAAGCTTCATTGCACGCTAAGGCCTCGAGAGTTGCCGGATCAGTCACATCATCAAAAACTCTGGCGGAGGTCCTCAAGTATAAACCATCGTTGTTTCTGCAGACCACACCAATCACTCCAAGCTTGGTGTTTTCTGAAAGGGCAGCGCTCTGCACCGGCGCGCCGGCCCAATTTTTCGGCCGGTCAGCCCAGATCCGTCTGATTTGCACGCGCGCAGCCGTCAGATCTCTTCTCCTCCTCCCCCGCACCCCATCTTCAACCTCCCGCACGGAAGAAAGGGAGAGGAAGGACCGAAGGAGGGCGCCGTCCCGCACACGCTGccccctcgcctcgcctcgcctcctcatCTCCTCTCACCGCCGGTTGTCCCTCGTCGCCGACCCCCACCGTCGGTTGTCGACGAGCTCCATCATGGTCGGATACCCGCCAAGCTCTTGGCCATGGCTGACACGGAGCCTCCGTTGGCAGCGGTTGAAGCTCCCCGCCCCACGGTTGTAGCATCTGATGCGCCACCCCCACCCCGTCCATCCTTGCCGTCGAGCTCGTCGCAGGGTGCACGATGCAGGCACCGCAGTCGTCTTCTTCCCTGAGTAACCAAATTCCACATGTCGCCGTTGTAGCAAAACAACCCAACGTTTGTAGCTTTTTAGAACCCTCGATGTAGCAAAAAAACAAGCGACTCCACTTCGCCTTGTACCACTCCCTTGATGTAGCAAATCAAATCGCAGGTTCCAGCTTCTATAGATGCTGATTCCAGCAATTCTGCTTGCTGGTTGAAACCTTTTTGCGCTGCTCGTCGGAgtgccatggatgcagctccgcctcACCGATGATTGGTTTCAGCAAAAAACAGAGATGCCCCGTGGTAGCATTTTCCCGTGTCAGTCGTAGCAAATGAAGACAACGGTATCAACAAAAAAATCCATCGGCGCCGCCATTGTAGCAAAAATGTTAATCAGATGTAGCAAAACACATCGCCAATGGTAGCAAAAAACGAGGATGTTGCAACAAAAATGTCGTCCTCGTCATCGCCGGTCACACCTTAGTCGTAAAAAAGCACCATGGCCacatgaatggatgtagcaaaaggCACAGACGGTAGTAGCAAAAAATTGAT
Proteins encoded in this window:
- the LOC123048593 gene encoding probable serine protease EDA2 isoform X2 produces the protein MGAGITAGATARLVVVPLLLLPLLLARGAEAVSLWRPPPEAGLLGSAPGRFLTQEEHWMSQTLDHFSPTDHRQFKQRYYEFLDYHRAPNGPVFLNICGEASCSGISNNYLAVMAKKFGAALVSPEHRYYGKSSPFEDLTTENLRFLSSKQALSDLAVFRQYYQETLNAKYNRSGADNSWFVFGGSYSGALSAWFRLKFPHLTCGSLASSGVVLAVYNFTDFDKQIGESAGPECKGALQEVTRLVDGQLQSGHNSVKELFGAKMLENDGDFLYLLADAAAIAFQYGNPDVLCSPLVEAKKNGTDLVEAFAHYVNDYYVGTFRAPVASYDQNYLKNTTPAESSYRLWWYQVCSEVAYFQVAPKNDSVRSAKIDTRYHLDLCKNVFGEGVYPDVSMTNLYYGGTRIAGSKIVFANGSQDPWRHASKQKSSEELPSYLIECSNCGHCTDISGCPQAPSNIGGDSSKCSSPEAVNKVRKQIVDHIDLWLSECQDQAGEQMEHSHLLITSAGERARYCCYLHETRIIQADETTRRLAAMKSYYWGVQI
- the LOC123048593 gene encoding probable serine protease EDA2 isoform X1 produces the protein MGAGITAGATARLVVVPLLLLPLLLARGAEAVSLWRPPPEAGLLGSAPGRFLTQEEHWMSQTLDHFSPTDHRQFKQRYYEFLDYHRAPNGPVFLNICGEASCSGISNNYLAVMAKKFGAALVSPEHRYYGKSSPFEDLTTENLRFLSSKQALSDLAVFRQYYQETLNAKYNRSGADNSWFVFGGSYSGALSAWFRLKFPHLTCGSLASSGVVLAVYNFTDFDKQIGESAGPECKGALQEVTRLVDGQLQSGHNSVKELFGAKMLENDGDFLYLLADAAAIAFQYGNPDVLCSPLVEAKKNGTDLVEAFAHYVNDYYVGTFRAPVASYDQNYLKNTTPAESSYRLWWYQVCSEVAYFQVAPKNDSVRSAKIDTRYHLDLCKNVFGEGVYPDVSMTNLYYGGTRIAGSKIVFANGSQDPWRHASKQKSSEELPSYLIECSNCGHCTDISGCPQAPSNIGGDSSKCSSPEAVNKVRKQIVDHIDLWLSECQDQGHGAVTKRGSRWSIATY